A region from the Poecilia reticulata strain Guanapo linkage group LG12, Guppy_female_1.0+MT, whole genome shotgun sequence genome encodes:
- the LOC103473393 gene encoding protein CutA homolog: protein MELVLWVWHRLPRLQRWHRRAFLNRNARLLVMEATLWMILSISMYPDVMSFLDVLHAAFTGNYGSTYDSVLLISCPNEQAAQDIVKSVMEKNLAARVNILPGTTTIYNRKSKTKVRRGILIVVKTMSTIRTVEAHIRSINPCAKLEAKFFVGWYSALHEADNDIFPLKLRKA from the exons ATGGAGTTGGTGCTGTGGGTATGGCACAGATTGCCCCGGCTTCAGCGTTGGCACAGACGGGCTTTTCTGAACCGAAACGCCCGCTTGTTGGTGATGGAGGCAACTTTG TGGATGATCCTGTCCATTTCCATGTATCCTGATGTGATGTCCTTCCTGGATGTTCTTCACGCAGCTTTCACAGGAAACTATGGTTCGACATATGATTCTGTCCTTCTCATCAGCTGTCCCAATGAGCAGGCAGCGCAGGATATTGTCAA atCGGTAATGGAAAAAAACCTGGCAGCCAGAGTGAACATTCTCCCCGGGACAACAACAAT TTACAACAGGAAAAGTAAAACCAAAGTTAGAAGAGGGATCCTGATT GTGGTGAAAACGATGTCCACAATCAGGACAGTTGAAGCTCATATAAG GTCCATCAATCCCTGTGCAAAACTGGAAGCCAAGTTTTTTGTAGGATGGTATTCGGCTTTACACGAAGCGGATAACGACATATTTCCATTAAAACTGAGAAAGGCTTGA